One Pongo abelii isolate AG06213 chromosome 12, NHGRI_mPonAbe1-v2.0_pri, whole genome shotgun sequence DNA segment encodes these proteins:
- the NCK2 gene encoding cytoplasmic protein NCK2 isoform X2 translates to MTEEVIVIAKWDYTAQQDQELDIKKNERLWLLDDSKTWWRVRNAANRTGYVPSNYVERKNSLKKGSLVKNLKDTLAQRLLRVP, encoded by the coding sequence ATGACAGAAGAAGTTATTGTGATAGCCAAGTGGGACTACACTGCCCAGCAGGACCAGGAGCTGGACATCAAGAAGAACGAGCGGCTGTGGTTGCTGGATGACTCcaagacgtggtggcgggtgagGAACGCGGCCAACAGGACGGGCTATGTGCCGTCCAACTACGTGGAGCGGAAGAACAGCCTGAAGAAGGGCTCCCTCGTGAAGAACCTGAAGGACACACTAG